One genomic segment of Ricinus communis isolate WT05 ecotype wild-type chromosome 5, ASM1957865v1, whole genome shotgun sequence includes these proteins:
- the LOC8265464 gene encoding tyrosine-sulfated glycopeptide receptor 1 isoform X2 → MIDVKDNNFLGLAFLGYLLVVLTPKESRGSSSSLVMVLLVLAVINLLFLPSCCVSAACNQDDHDSLLPFYSNLSSFPPLGWSPSIDCCNWEGIECRGIDDRVTRLWLPFRGLSGALSPSLANLTYLSHLNLSHNRLFGPIPHGFFSYLDNLQILDLSYNRLTGELPSNDNNTNVAIQLVDLSSNQLSGTIPSNSILQVARNLSSFNVSNNSFTGQIPSNICTVSFSSMSILDFSYNDFSGSIPFGIGKCSNLRIFSAGFNNLSGTIPDDIYKAVLLEQLSLPLNYLSGTISDSLVNLNNLRIFDLYSNNLTGLIPKDIGKLSKLEQLQLHINNLTGTLPASLMNCTKLVTLNLRVNLLEGELEAFDFSKLLQLSILDLGNNNFKVNFMNETIPDGGIIDSNGFQNLQVLALGASGLSGQVPTWLAKLKNLEVLDLSLNRITGLIPSWLGNLPSLFYVDLSRNFLSGEFPKELAGLPTLAFQGAKELIDRSYLPLPVFAQPNNATYQQYNQLSNLPPAIYLGNNHLSGDIPIEIGQLKFLHVLDLSNNNFSGNIPDQLSNLTNLEKLDLSGNQLSGEIPASLRGLHFLSSFSVRDNNLQGPIPSGGQFDTFPISSFVGNPGLCGPILQRSCSNPSGSVHPTNPHKSTNTKLVVGLVLGSCFLIGLVIAAVALWILSKRRIIPRGDSDNTEMDTLSSNSGLPLEADKDTSLVILFPNNTNELKDLTISELLKATDNFNQANIVGCGGFGLVYKATLANGIMLAIKKLSGEMGLMEREFKAEVEALSTAQHENLVSLQGYCVYEGFRLLIYSYMENGSLDYWLHEKVDGASQLDWPTRLKIARGASCGLAYMHQICEPHIVHRDIKSSNILLDEKFEAHVADFGLSRLILPYQTHVTTELVGTLGYIPPEYGQAWVATLRGDMYSFGVVMLELLTGKRPVEVFKPKMSRELVGWVMQMRKDGKQDQIFDPLLRGKGFDDEMLQVLDVACLCVNQNPFKRPTINEVVDWLKNVGSQRNQNKG, encoded by the exons ATGATTGATGTTAAAGACAACAACTTTCTTGGTCTCGCTTTCTTGGGTTATCTATTAGTAGTGCTTACACCAAAAGAATCAAGAGGatcttcctcttctttagTTATGGTCTTGTTGGTTTTGGCAGTGATAAATTTACTGTTTTTGCCTTCTTGCTGTGTTTCAGCTGCTTGTAATCAAGATGatcatgattctttattacCCTTCTATTCCAATTTATCATCTTTTCCTCCTTTGGGTTGGTCTCCTTCTATTGATTGCTGTAACTGGGAAGGAATCGAGTGTAGAGGTATTGATGATCGAGTCACTCGTCTTTGGCTGCCCTTTAGAGGTCTAAGTGGTGCTCTTTCCCCTTCTCTTGCTAATCTCACTTATCTATCTCATCTCAATCTGTCCCATAATAGACTCTTTGGTCCTATCCCCCATGGTTTTTTCTCTTATCTCGATAATCTGCAGATTCTTGATCTGAGCTATAATCGTTTAACTGGGGAATTACCTTCTAATGATAATAACACCAACGTGGCCATCCAGCTGGTGGACTTGTCCAGTAATCAATTAAGTGGGACAATTCCATCAAATTCGATACTCCAAGTAGCTAGGAATTTGAGTAGCTTCAACGTTAGCAACAATAGCTTCACAGGCCAAATTCCATCCAACATCTGTACTGTTTCTTTTAGCTCCATGAGTATACTTGATTTCTCCTATAATGATTTCAGTGGCAGTATTCCCTTTGGAATAGGGAAATGTTCGAACCTGAGGATTTTCTCTGCAGGTTTCAATAATCTTTCTGGGACGATCCCTGATGATATATACAAGGCAGTCTTGCTTGAACAACTCTCTTTGCCTCTCAACTACCTCTCTGGTACCATCAGTGATTCCCTGGTCAATCTCAATAACCTCAGGATTTTCGATCTCTACTCCAATAATTTGACTGGTTTGATACCTAAAGATATCGGGAAGCTCTCTAAATTGGAACAGTTGCAGCTTCACATCAACAATCTCACAGGTACTCTGCCTGCATCTCTGATGAATTGTACTAAACTAGTTACATTGAATTTGCGGGTGAACTTATTGGAAGGGGAGCTGGAGGCTTTTGATTTCTCCAAACTTCTCCAACTTAGCATCCTCGATCTAGGTAACAATAACTTCAAAG TGAATTTCATGAATGAAACCATACCAGATGGAGGCATAATTGACTCAAATGGATTCCAGAATCTCCAGGTTCTGGCTTTGGGTGCTTCAGGACTCTCTGGTCAAGTACCCACCTGGCTGGCTAAGCTCAAGAACCTAGAGGTCTTGGACCTGTCTCTAAATCGGATCACCGGATTGATTCCCAGTTGGTTGGGTAACCTACCAAGTCTTTTCTATGTAGACTTGTCTCGTAACTTCCTTTCAGGAGAGTTTCCTAAGGAGCTTGCAGGATTGCCAACACTAGCATTTCAAGGGGCTAAAGAACTAATAGATCGGAGTTATCTTCCATTGCCTGTATTTGCTCAGCCCAATAATGCTACCTATCAGCAGTACAATCAGTTGTCTAACCTGCCACCAGCTATATACTTGGGAAACAATCACCTTAGTGGTGATATCCCAATAGAGATTGGCCAATTAAAGTTTCTTCATGTGTTGGATTTGAGTAATAACAACTTCTCTGGCAACATTCCCGATCAACTATCAAATCTCACCAACTTAGAGAAATTGGATCTCTCGGGAAACCAACTATCCGGAGAAATCCCTGCATCACTTAGAGGTCTCCATTTCTTGTCTTCATTCAGTGTCAGAGACAACAATCTTCAAGGGCCTATACCTTCTGGAGGTCAGTTTGATACTTTTCCTATTTCCAGCTTTGTAGGAAATCCAGGATTGTGTGGTCCAATTTTGCAGCGTTCTTGCTCCAATCCATCAGGATCTGTCCATCCTACTAACCCTCACAAAAGCACAAACACAAAACTGGTAGTTGGACTTGTCCTGGGGTCCtgttttttgattggtttagTAATAGCTGCGGTAGCACTGTGGATATTATCAAAGAGAAGGATCATTCCAAGAGGCGACAGCGATAATACAGAGATGGATACACTTTCTAGTAACTCTGGCTTGCCTCTTGAGGCAGACAAGGATACTAGTCTGGTTATATTGTTCCCAAACAATACTAATGAGCTCAAGGATTTAACCATATCTGAACTCTTAAAAGCCACGGACAATTTTAATCAAGCAAATATTGTTGGGTGTGGCGGTTTTGGTTTGGTTTATAAGGCAACATTGGCAAACGGGATTATGCTGGCTATCAAGAAACTCTCAGGAGAAATGGGTCTAATGGAAAGGGAATTTAAAGCAGAGGTAGAGGCTTTGTCTACTGCCCAACATGAGAATCTGGTTTCGTTGCAAGGTTATTGTGTATATGAAGGTTTCAGGCTGCTTATATATTCCTACATGGAGAATGGAAGTTTGGATTACTGGTTACATGAGAAGGTTGATGGTGCATCACAATTAGATTGGCCAACTCGACTAAAGATTGCAAGGGGAGCAAGTTGTGGTCTTGCTTATATGCACCAAATATGCGAACCTCACATTGTGCATCGAGATATCAAATCCAGCAATATCCTTCTTGATGAAAAGTTTGAAGCTCATGTGGCAGATTTTGGATTGTCCAGGTTAATTCTTCCTTATCAGACTCATGTTACAACTGAGCTTGTTGGTACTCTAGGTTACATTCCTCCAGAGTATGGGCAAGCATGGGTAGCAACATTGAGAGGAGACATGTACAGTTTTGGGGTTGTAATGCTTGAGCTGCTTACCGGGAAGAGACCTGTAGAGGTATTCAAGCCAAAGATGTCAAGAGAATTGGTGGGTTGGGTTATGCAAATGCGGAAGGATGGCAAACAAGATCAAATCTTTGACCCTCTACTGAGAGGAAAGGGCTTTGATGATGAGATGCTGCAAGTGCTAGATGTTGCCTGTTTGTGTGTTAACCAGAACCCTTTTAAGAGGCCAACAATCAATGAGGTTGTTGACTGGCTGAAAAATGTAGGCTCGCAAAGAAACCAAAATAAGGGTTAG
- the LOC8265464 gene encoding tyrosine-sulfated glycopeptide receptor 1 isoform X1: MIDVKDNNFLGLAFLGYLLVVLTPKESRGSSSSLVMVLLVLAVINLLFLPSCCVSAACNQDDHDSLLPFYSNLSSFPPLGWSPSIDCCNWEGIECRGIDDRVTRLWLPFRGLSGALSPSLANLTYLSHLNLSHNRLFGPIPHGFFSYLDNLQILDLSYNRLTGELPSNDNNTNVAIQLVDLSSNQLSGTIPSNSILQVARNLSSFNVSNNSFTGQIPSNICTVSFSSMSILDFSYNDFSGSIPFGIGKCSNLRIFSAGFNNLSGTIPDDIYKAVLLEQLSLPLNYLSGTISDSLVNLNNLRIFDLYSNNLTGLIPKDIGKLSKLEQLQLHINNLTGTLPASLMNCTKLVTLNLRVNLLEGELEAFDFSKLLQLSILDLGNNNFKGNLPTKLYACKSLKAVRLAYNQLGGQILPEIQALESLSFLSVSSNNLTNLTGAIQIMMGCKNLTTLILSVNFMNETIPDGGIIDSNGFQNLQVLALGASGLSGQVPTWLAKLKNLEVLDLSLNRITGLIPSWLGNLPSLFYVDLSRNFLSGEFPKELAGLPTLAFQGAKELIDRSYLPLPVFAQPNNATYQQYNQLSNLPPAIYLGNNHLSGDIPIEIGQLKFLHVLDLSNNNFSGNIPDQLSNLTNLEKLDLSGNQLSGEIPASLRGLHFLSSFSVRDNNLQGPIPSGGQFDTFPISSFVGNPGLCGPILQRSCSNPSGSVHPTNPHKSTNTKLVVGLVLGSCFLIGLVIAAVALWILSKRRIIPRGDSDNTEMDTLSSNSGLPLEADKDTSLVILFPNNTNELKDLTISELLKATDNFNQANIVGCGGFGLVYKATLANGIMLAIKKLSGEMGLMEREFKAEVEALSTAQHENLVSLQGYCVYEGFRLLIYSYMENGSLDYWLHEKVDGASQLDWPTRLKIARGASCGLAYMHQICEPHIVHRDIKSSNILLDEKFEAHVADFGLSRLILPYQTHVTTELVGTLGYIPPEYGQAWVATLRGDMYSFGVVMLELLTGKRPVEVFKPKMSRELVGWVMQMRKDGKQDQIFDPLLRGKGFDDEMLQVLDVACLCVNQNPFKRPTINEVVDWLKNVGSQRNQNKG; the protein is encoded by the coding sequence ATGATTGATGTTAAAGACAACAACTTTCTTGGTCTCGCTTTCTTGGGTTATCTATTAGTAGTGCTTACACCAAAAGAATCAAGAGGatcttcctcttctttagTTATGGTCTTGTTGGTTTTGGCAGTGATAAATTTACTGTTTTTGCCTTCTTGCTGTGTTTCAGCTGCTTGTAATCAAGATGatcatgattctttattacCCTTCTATTCCAATTTATCATCTTTTCCTCCTTTGGGTTGGTCTCCTTCTATTGATTGCTGTAACTGGGAAGGAATCGAGTGTAGAGGTATTGATGATCGAGTCACTCGTCTTTGGCTGCCCTTTAGAGGTCTAAGTGGTGCTCTTTCCCCTTCTCTTGCTAATCTCACTTATCTATCTCATCTCAATCTGTCCCATAATAGACTCTTTGGTCCTATCCCCCATGGTTTTTTCTCTTATCTCGATAATCTGCAGATTCTTGATCTGAGCTATAATCGTTTAACTGGGGAATTACCTTCTAATGATAATAACACCAACGTGGCCATCCAGCTGGTGGACTTGTCCAGTAATCAATTAAGTGGGACAATTCCATCAAATTCGATACTCCAAGTAGCTAGGAATTTGAGTAGCTTCAACGTTAGCAACAATAGCTTCACAGGCCAAATTCCATCCAACATCTGTACTGTTTCTTTTAGCTCCATGAGTATACTTGATTTCTCCTATAATGATTTCAGTGGCAGTATTCCCTTTGGAATAGGGAAATGTTCGAACCTGAGGATTTTCTCTGCAGGTTTCAATAATCTTTCTGGGACGATCCCTGATGATATATACAAGGCAGTCTTGCTTGAACAACTCTCTTTGCCTCTCAACTACCTCTCTGGTACCATCAGTGATTCCCTGGTCAATCTCAATAACCTCAGGATTTTCGATCTCTACTCCAATAATTTGACTGGTTTGATACCTAAAGATATCGGGAAGCTCTCTAAATTGGAACAGTTGCAGCTTCACATCAACAATCTCACAGGTACTCTGCCTGCATCTCTGATGAATTGTACTAAACTAGTTACATTGAATTTGCGGGTGAACTTATTGGAAGGGGAGCTGGAGGCTTTTGATTTCTCCAAACTTCTCCAACTTAGCATCCTCGATCTAGGTAACAATAACTTCAAAGGTAATTTGCCCACTAAGCTTTATGCATGCAAATCGCTAAAAGCTGTTAGACTTGCCTATAATCAGCTAGGGGGACAGATTTTACCTGAAATACAAGCACTAGAATCTCTGTCTTTCCTGTCAGTTTCTTCCAACAATCTAACCAATCTTACTGGGGCTATACAAATTATGATGGGTTGCAAGAACCTAACTACTCTCATCCTTTCAGTGAATTTCATGAATGAAACCATACCAGATGGAGGCATAATTGACTCAAATGGATTCCAGAATCTCCAGGTTCTGGCTTTGGGTGCTTCAGGACTCTCTGGTCAAGTACCCACCTGGCTGGCTAAGCTCAAGAACCTAGAGGTCTTGGACCTGTCTCTAAATCGGATCACCGGATTGATTCCCAGTTGGTTGGGTAACCTACCAAGTCTTTTCTATGTAGACTTGTCTCGTAACTTCCTTTCAGGAGAGTTTCCTAAGGAGCTTGCAGGATTGCCAACACTAGCATTTCAAGGGGCTAAAGAACTAATAGATCGGAGTTATCTTCCATTGCCTGTATTTGCTCAGCCCAATAATGCTACCTATCAGCAGTACAATCAGTTGTCTAACCTGCCACCAGCTATATACTTGGGAAACAATCACCTTAGTGGTGATATCCCAATAGAGATTGGCCAATTAAAGTTTCTTCATGTGTTGGATTTGAGTAATAACAACTTCTCTGGCAACATTCCCGATCAACTATCAAATCTCACCAACTTAGAGAAATTGGATCTCTCGGGAAACCAACTATCCGGAGAAATCCCTGCATCACTTAGAGGTCTCCATTTCTTGTCTTCATTCAGTGTCAGAGACAACAATCTTCAAGGGCCTATACCTTCTGGAGGTCAGTTTGATACTTTTCCTATTTCCAGCTTTGTAGGAAATCCAGGATTGTGTGGTCCAATTTTGCAGCGTTCTTGCTCCAATCCATCAGGATCTGTCCATCCTACTAACCCTCACAAAAGCACAAACACAAAACTGGTAGTTGGACTTGTCCTGGGGTCCtgttttttgattggtttagTAATAGCTGCGGTAGCACTGTGGATATTATCAAAGAGAAGGATCATTCCAAGAGGCGACAGCGATAATACAGAGATGGATACACTTTCTAGTAACTCTGGCTTGCCTCTTGAGGCAGACAAGGATACTAGTCTGGTTATATTGTTCCCAAACAATACTAATGAGCTCAAGGATTTAACCATATCTGAACTCTTAAAAGCCACGGACAATTTTAATCAAGCAAATATTGTTGGGTGTGGCGGTTTTGGTTTGGTTTATAAGGCAACATTGGCAAACGGGATTATGCTGGCTATCAAGAAACTCTCAGGAGAAATGGGTCTAATGGAAAGGGAATTTAAAGCAGAGGTAGAGGCTTTGTCTACTGCCCAACATGAGAATCTGGTTTCGTTGCAAGGTTATTGTGTATATGAAGGTTTCAGGCTGCTTATATATTCCTACATGGAGAATGGAAGTTTGGATTACTGGTTACATGAGAAGGTTGATGGTGCATCACAATTAGATTGGCCAACTCGACTAAAGATTGCAAGGGGAGCAAGTTGTGGTCTTGCTTATATGCACCAAATATGCGAACCTCACATTGTGCATCGAGATATCAAATCCAGCAATATCCTTCTTGATGAAAAGTTTGAAGCTCATGTGGCAGATTTTGGATTGTCCAGGTTAATTCTTCCTTATCAGACTCATGTTACAACTGAGCTTGTTGGTACTCTAGGTTACATTCCTCCAGAGTATGGGCAAGCATGGGTAGCAACATTGAGAGGAGACATGTACAGTTTTGGGGTTGTAATGCTTGAGCTGCTTACCGGGAAGAGACCTGTAGAGGTATTCAAGCCAAAGATGTCAAGAGAATTGGTGGGTTGGGTTATGCAAATGCGGAAGGATGGCAAACAAGATCAAATCTTTGACCCTCTACTGAGAGGAAAGGGCTTTGATGATGAGATGCTGCAAGTGCTAGATGTTGCCTGTTTGTGTGTTAACCAGAACCCTTTTAAGAGGCCAACAATCAATGAGGTTGTTGACTGGCTGAAAAATGTAGGCTCGCAAAGAAACCAAAATAAGGGTTAG
- the LOC8265464 gene encoding tyrosine-sulfated glycopeptide receptor 1 isoform X3, whose protein sequence is MIDVKDNNFLGLAFLGYLLVVLTPKESRGSSSSLVMVLLVLAVINLLFLPSCCVSAACNQDDHDSLLPFYSNLSSFPPLGWSPSIDCCNWEGIECRGIDDRVTRLWLPFRGLSGALSPSLANLTYLSHLNLSHNRLFGPIPHGFFSYLDNLQILDLSYNRLTGELPSNDNNTNVAIQLVDLSSNQLSGTIPSNSILQVARNLSSFNVSNNSFTGQIPSNICTVSFSSMSILDFSYNDFSGSIPFGIGKCSNLRIFSAGFNNLSGTIPDDIYKAVLLEQLSLPLNYLSGTISDSLVNLNNLRIFDLYSNNLTGLIPKDIGKLSKLEQLQLHINNLTVNFMNETIPDGGIIDSNGFQNLQVLALGASGLSGQVPTWLAKLKNLEVLDLSLNRITGLIPSWLGNLPSLFYVDLSRNFLSGEFPKELAGLPTLAFQGAKELIDRSYLPLPVFAQPNNATYQQYNQLSNLPPAIYLGNNHLSGDIPIEIGQLKFLHVLDLSNNNFSGNIPDQLSNLTNLEKLDLSGNQLSGEIPASLRGLHFLSSFSVRDNNLQGPIPSGGQFDTFPISSFVGNPGLCGPILQRSCSNPSGSVHPTNPHKSTNTKLVVGLVLGSCFLIGLVIAAVALWILSKRRIIPRGDSDNTEMDTLSSNSGLPLEADKDTSLVILFPNNTNELKDLTISELLKATDNFNQANIVGCGGFGLVYKATLANGIMLAIKKLSGEMGLMEREFKAEVEALSTAQHENLVSLQGYCVYEGFRLLIYSYMENGSLDYWLHEKVDGASQLDWPTRLKIARGASCGLAYMHQICEPHIVHRDIKSSNILLDEKFEAHVADFGLSRLILPYQTHVTTELVGTLGYIPPEYGQAWVATLRGDMYSFGVVMLELLTGKRPVEVFKPKMSRELVGWVMQMRKDGKQDQIFDPLLRGKGFDDEMLQVLDVACLCVNQNPFKRPTINEVVDWLKNVGSQRNQNKG, encoded by the exons ATGATTGATGTTAAAGACAACAACTTTCTTGGTCTCGCTTTCTTGGGTTATCTATTAGTAGTGCTTACACCAAAAGAATCAAGAGGatcttcctcttctttagTTATGGTCTTGTTGGTTTTGGCAGTGATAAATTTACTGTTTTTGCCTTCTTGCTGTGTTTCAGCTGCTTGTAATCAAGATGatcatgattctttattacCCTTCTATTCCAATTTATCATCTTTTCCTCCTTTGGGTTGGTCTCCTTCTATTGATTGCTGTAACTGGGAAGGAATCGAGTGTAGAGGTATTGATGATCGAGTCACTCGTCTTTGGCTGCCCTTTAGAGGTCTAAGTGGTGCTCTTTCCCCTTCTCTTGCTAATCTCACTTATCTATCTCATCTCAATCTGTCCCATAATAGACTCTTTGGTCCTATCCCCCATGGTTTTTTCTCTTATCTCGATAATCTGCAGATTCTTGATCTGAGCTATAATCGTTTAACTGGGGAATTACCTTCTAATGATAATAACACCAACGTGGCCATCCAGCTGGTGGACTTGTCCAGTAATCAATTAAGTGGGACAATTCCATCAAATTCGATACTCCAAGTAGCTAGGAATTTGAGTAGCTTCAACGTTAGCAACAATAGCTTCACAGGCCAAATTCCATCCAACATCTGTACTGTTTCTTTTAGCTCCATGAGTATACTTGATTTCTCCTATAATGATTTCAGTGGCAGTATTCCCTTTGGAATAGGGAAATGTTCGAACCTGAGGATTTTCTCTGCAGGTTTCAATAATCTTTCTGGGACGATCCCTGATGATATATACAAGGCAGTCTTGCTTGAACAACTCTCTTTGCCTCTCAACTACCTCTCTGGTACCATCAGTGATTCCCTGGTCAATCTCAATAACCTCAGGATTTTCGATCTCTACTCCAATAATTTGACTGGTTTGATACCTAAAGATATCGGGAAGCTCTCTAAATTGGAACAGTTGCAGCTTCACATCAACAATCTCACAG TGAATTTCATGAATGAAACCATACCAGATGGAGGCATAATTGACTCAAATGGATTCCAGAATCTCCAGGTTCTGGCTTTGGGTGCTTCAGGACTCTCTGGTCAAGTACCCACCTGGCTGGCTAAGCTCAAGAACCTAGAGGTCTTGGACCTGTCTCTAAATCGGATCACCGGATTGATTCCCAGTTGGTTGGGTAACCTACCAAGTCTTTTCTATGTAGACTTGTCTCGTAACTTCCTTTCAGGAGAGTTTCCTAAGGAGCTTGCAGGATTGCCAACACTAGCATTTCAAGGGGCTAAAGAACTAATAGATCGGAGTTATCTTCCATTGCCTGTATTTGCTCAGCCCAATAATGCTACCTATCAGCAGTACAATCAGTTGTCTAACCTGCCACCAGCTATATACTTGGGAAACAATCACCTTAGTGGTGATATCCCAATAGAGATTGGCCAATTAAAGTTTCTTCATGTGTTGGATTTGAGTAATAACAACTTCTCTGGCAACATTCCCGATCAACTATCAAATCTCACCAACTTAGAGAAATTGGATCTCTCGGGAAACCAACTATCCGGAGAAATCCCTGCATCACTTAGAGGTCTCCATTTCTTGTCTTCATTCAGTGTCAGAGACAACAATCTTCAAGGGCCTATACCTTCTGGAGGTCAGTTTGATACTTTTCCTATTTCCAGCTTTGTAGGAAATCCAGGATTGTGTGGTCCAATTTTGCAGCGTTCTTGCTCCAATCCATCAGGATCTGTCCATCCTACTAACCCTCACAAAAGCACAAACACAAAACTGGTAGTTGGACTTGTCCTGGGGTCCtgttttttgattggtttagTAATAGCTGCGGTAGCACTGTGGATATTATCAAAGAGAAGGATCATTCCAAGAGGCGACAGCGATAATACAGAGATGGATACACTTTCTAGTAACTCTGGCTTGCCTCTTGAGGCAGACAAGGATACTAGTCTGGTTATATTGTTCCCAAACAATACTAATGAGCTCAAGGATTTAACCATATCTGAACTCTTAAAAGCCACGGACAATTTTAATCAAGCAAATATTGTTGGGTGTGGCGGTTTTGGTTTGGTTTATAAGGCAACATTGGCAAACGGGATTATGCTGGCTATCAAGAAACTCTCAGGAGAAATGGGTCTAATGGAAAGGGAATTTAAAGCAGAGGTAGAGGCTTTGTCTACTGCCCAACATGAGAATCTGGTTTCGTTGCAAGGTTATTGTGTATATGAAGGTTTCAGGCTGCTTATATATTCCTACATGGAGAATGGAAGTTTGGATTACTGGTTACATGAGAAGGTTGATGGTGCATCACAATTAGATTGGCCAACTCGACTAAAGATTGCAAGGGGAGCAAGTTGTGGTCTTGCTTATATGCACCAAATATGCGAACCTCACATTGTGCATCGAGATATCAAATCCAGCAATATCCTTCTTGATGAAAAGTTTGAAGCTCATGTGGCAGATTTTGGATTGTCCAGGTTAATTCTTCCTTATCAGACTCATGTTACAACTGAGCTTGTTGGTACTCTAGGTTACATTCCTCCAGAGTATGGGCAAGCATGGGTAGCAACATTGAGAGGAGACATGTACAGTTTTGGGGTTGTAATGCTTGAGCTGCTTACCGGGAAGAGACCTGTAGAGGTATTCAAGCCAAAGATGTCAAGAGAATTGGTGGGTTGGGTTATGCAAATGCGGAAGGATGGCAAACAAGATCAAATCTTTGACCCTCTACTGAGAGGAAAGGGCTTTGATGATGAGATGCTGCAAGTGCTAGATGTTGCCTGTTTGTGTGTTAACCAGAACCCTTTTAAGAGGCCAACAATCAATGAGGTTGTTGACTGGCTGAAAAATGTAGGCTCGCAAAGAAACCAAAATAAGGGTTAG